DNA from Gemmatimonadaceae bacterium:
TGATGCTCTGGCTGGTCCCCGACCGCCGCATCGAGCGCGCGGTGACGCACGTGCGGCAGGAGATCGATCCCGCGGATTGACCGTCAGCTTCGACCCCGAAGCGCGGCTGTCGGCTCGGGCGCTGCGGGCACGCGCGGCCGGCGAGCGCCTGAGCGTTAGTCTCCGCGCAGCGTCACCGTCGGGTCCACTCGCCCGGCGGCCACGGCGGGCGCCGCGGTCGCGAGCAGGGCAACCGACACCACCACGGCAGCCACCGCGACGTACACGATCGGATCGGTCGGCGATTCGTGGAAGAGCAGTGCGCTGCTCCATCGCCCTGTTGCCAGTCCCACCATGCTGCCTAACACGACACCCGCCAGCACCGTGCGCAGGCCGTCTCCGACCACCATCGCCACGACGCGCGGCCGCGGTGCGCCGAGGGCGAGGCGCACCCCCAGCTCTTGCCGGCGCTGCGCCACGCCGTGGGCGATCACGCTGTAGAGCCCGACGGCGGCGAGGACGAGCGCCAGGGCGCCGAAGGCGACGAACATCGTGGCGCCCAGCCGCCAACTGTCCATCGCCGGATCGATGATCGTGCCTAACGGAGTCGCCGTGAGGTACGCTGCGCCCGGCATGAGCGCCTGGAGCCCGCGGCGCACGCGCTCGGCCGACGCGTCCGCACGTCCGCGCACGCGCACGAGCAGCATGCCCGTCGATTCGGTGTCCTGCGCGATCGGCAAGTAGTAGGTGAACTCGCGCGCCGACGTGAACGAGCGCAGATGCAGATCCTCGGCGACGCCCACGACGGTGATGCAGGGCGCCGTGTCGGCGTCGAGGCGGATGCACTTGCCGAGCGGGTTCTGTCCCGGCCAGAGGACGCGCCCCATGCCGGCGCTCACCACGGTGACCGGCGGCGCCGTTGCGCCGTCGCCGGCGGTGAACCCGCGGCCGTTCAGGATCCGCGTGCCTAACGTACGGAAGTAGGCCGTGTCACCGGCCTGCATCGTGAACCGTCCGAGCAGCGACACGCTGTCGATCCCCGTGACGAAGAGGCTGCGGCCTTCGAAGGCCCAGAACGGAACCGATGCCGCCGGTGTGGCCGCCACGACGCCCGGCATCGATGCGGCCGTGGTGGCGAGCCGTTCCTCGAGTGCCTTTCTCGCCGGTGTGGGCATCTTCGTGCCGCGCATGTTCTCGGTGACGACCAACACGGGGCCGACATCGTAGCCCAGGTGGAGATGCCGCACGTTCACGAGGCTTTTCACGAAGAGGCCGGCGCCGATCAAGAGCACCACCGACAGCATGGCCTGCACCAGCAGCAGCGATTGGCGGAGCCGGGAGCGGCGGGCGCCCGCCTCGCGCGCCCCGGCGCCTAACAATTGGGCGATGTCGCCGCGAAGCGCGTAGATCGCCGGCGCGAGGCCGGTGCCGACCGCCGCCGCCACGGTGACGATGATCGTCACGGCGATCGTGCGCGGGTCGGCGAAGAGCACCGTTCCGGCCCCATCGTGGATGAAGAGCGCGCGGATGGCCCTGCCGCCCCATTGCGCCACCGCGAGCCCGGCCGCGCCGCCTAACGCAGCCAGCAGCAGGCTCTCGGTGAGCAGCTGGCGGACGAGGCGGGCGCGGCTCACGCCCAACGCGAGGCGCAGCGCGATCTCGCGACGGCGCGCCAGCGCCCGCGCGAGGTGCAGGTTGGCGACGTTGGCGCACGCGATGACGAGCACGATGAGCGCCACGCCGCTGACCCACAGTACGATCTTCGTTTCGGGCCCGGCATCCGGGCCGCGGTCCGATTGTACCGGACCCAGAGTCGCGCGCGGGCGAAGGGCGCGCACCTTCGTGGCCCAGGCCGGATCGTCGGGATACTCGCTCACGCGACTCCGCACGAGCGCATCGGAGATGTCGGCGGTCGCCTGCGCAACGCTCACACCAGGTGCGCGCTCGACTGCCATCTGGAAGGACTGCCAGTGGTAGTCGCGGGTGTGGTCCTCGGGTCGCATGTTCCACGCGAACGCCGCAAGCGGCAGCCAGATCGCTGGGACGCGCGTCACGTCGCCGCCATCAAACCCGTCGAAGCGCTGCGGCGTGACACCGATGACCGTGAACCAGGTGCGTCCGACGTGCAGCTTGGCGCCCAGCACGTTGGAGCGGCCGCCGAACTGCGACTGCCAGTAGCCGTAACCGAGCACCGCGACCGGCGCGCCGGTGGGCAGCCGGTCTTCGTCGGCGCGGAAGTATCGGCCTAACGCCGGCCGCGCGTCGAAGAGGCGAAAGTAGCTCGCGCTGACGCCGGACACCGGAATTTCGCGCGCGTCGTCGCCGTCACCGACCGCGATGGTGAACGTCGTGAACCCCGCCACCGCGTCGAAGCTGTGCGTGAAGTGTGTGAGATCCACCAGACGCGCGATGGAGGTGTAGTCATTCGTCACCTCCTGCCGCGCGACCGTTTGGGACAAGTAGACGCGGTTCACGCGCGACGGATCGCGCAGGTAGGCGGGCGGGCGGAGCAGCAAGCGGTCGACGACGGCGAACATCGCCGCGTTGGCGCCGATGCCGAGCGCCAGGGCGAGCACAATGCCGGCGCTGAACGCGGGTTTGGCGCGGATGCCGCGCGCCGCGTAGCGGATGTCGTGCGCCAGGCTTTCGATGAAGGCGGTGCCGCGGCGGTCGCGGATTTCTTCTTTCGTTCGTTCGAGGCCGCCGAACGCGATCAGCGCGTGGCGGGCGGCGTGCTCGAAGGAGACGCCGCGTTGCGCGTACTTCTCCGTTTCGCGCGCGATGTGGAAGCGGAGCTCCGCGTCGAGCTCGCGTTCGACGTCGCGGCGCCGGACCAGCGCGCGGACGCGGTAGCGCAGGTCGCTCCAGAATTCGCTCAGCATCGTGCCTCCCGGGGAAGTCTCTCGCCGGTTTCCCCCCTATTCGCTTCTACAGGGCCCAGAGGACAGGATAGGGCTGGACCTGTAGAAGCGCAAGAGGAAGAGGCGGAATCCCGGCTCGGCGCGCACACCGAAAGCAGCCGCGCCGCGATGTACGCGCCTTTGTTAGTCGGAATGACCTGCCGCGACGCTTTACCCGAGCGCCGCTACGTGCTATGGTGGACGCGCGGATCGACACGACTTCTGCGTCGGCACGATACTCGCGAAGTCGCGTCCAACGGCATCGACGCC
Protein-coding regions in this window:
- a CDS encoding ADOP family duplicated permease, with the protein product MLSEFWSDLRYRVRALVRRRDVERELDAELRFHIARETEKYAQRGVSFEHAARHALIAFGGLERTKEEIRDRRGTAFIESLAHDIRYAARGIRAKPAFSAGIVLALALGIGANAAMFAVVDRLLLRPPAYLRDPSRVNRVYLSQTVARQEVTNDYTSIARLVDLTHFTHSFDAVAGFTTFTIAVGDGDDAREIPVSGVSASYFRLFDARPALGRYFRADEDRLPTGAPVAVLGYGYWQSQFGGRSNVLGAKLHVGRTWFTVIGVTPQRFDGFDGGDVTRVPAIWLPLAAFAWNMRPEDHTRDYHWQSFQMAVERAPGVSVAQATADISDALVRSRVSEYPDDPAWATKVRALRPRATLGPVQSDRGPDAGPETKIVLWVSGVALIVLVIACANVANLHLARALARRREIALRLALGVSRARLVRQLLTESLLLAALGGAAGLAVAQWGGRAIRALFIHDGAGTVLFADPRTIAVTIIVTVAAAVGTGLAPAIYALRGDIAQLLGAGAREAGARRSRLRQSLLLVQAMLSVVLLIGAGLFVKSLVNVRHLHLGYDVGPVLVVTENMRGTKMPTPARKALEERLATTAASMPGVVAATPAASVPFWAFEGRSLFVTGIDSVSLLGRFTMQAGDTAYFRTLGTRILNGRGFTAGDGATAPPVTVVSAGMGRVLWPGQNPLGKCIRLDADTAPCITVVGVAEDLHLRSFTSAREFTYYLPIAQDTESTGMLLVRVRGRADASAERVRRGLQALMPGAAYLTATPLGTIIDPAMDSWRLGATMFVAFGALALVLAAVGLYSVIAHGVAQRRQELGVRLALGAPRPRVVAMVVGDGLRTVLAGVVLGSMVGLATGRWSSALLFHESPTDPIVYVAVAAVVVSVALLATAAPAVAAGRVDPTVTLRGD